Proteins from one Telopea speciosissima isolate NSW1024214 ecotype Mountain lineage chromosome 1, Tspe_v1, whole genome shotgun sequence genomic window:
- the LOC122668887 gene encoding 1-aminocyclopropane-1-carboxylate oxidase homolog 1-like, translated as MASISGSGEISGGSTCDRTKELKEFDETKAGVKGLVDAGVTKVPRIFFSPSDVHLHLHESDSIHSSHSHAQTQLSFPVIDLQDWITDNKDLSRRQEVVDQVRKASETWGFFQVVNHGIPASVLEEMLQGVRSFFEQDIELKKQLFSRDAANRRVIYNSNFTLYTSPSADWRDSLYCLMSPPPLDLDQLPLVCRDIMVEYNKQVIRIGNVLFGLLSEALGLNPQHLAEMGCADGHSILCHYYPACPEPELTIGTSKHADYDFLTVLLQDQIGGLQILQQNQWVNVPPIPGALIVNIGDLLQLTSNDRFKSVEHRVLASKIGPRVSVACFFTTGYLPSARIYGPITELLSDHNPPIYRETTAKEYTTYGHKKGINGISALEHFKL; from the exons ATGGCGTCAATCTCCGGCAGTGGCGAAATTTCAGGAGGGAGTACTTGTGACCGAACAAAAGAGTTGAAGGAATTCGATGAAACTAAGGCTGGCGTGAAGGGACTCGTAGATGCCGGGGTGACGAAGGTACCCCGTATCTTCTTCAGCCCCTCTGATGTCCACCTCCATCTCCATGAATCAGATTCCATCCATAGTAGTCATTCTCACGCTCAGACCCAACTGAGTTTTCCTGTCATAGACCTGCAGGACTGGATCACTGACAATAAAGACTTGAGTCGGAGGCAGGAAGTGGTCGACCAAGTCCGGAAGGCGTCGGAAACATGGGGTTTCTTCCAGGTTGTGAATCATGGGATCCCTGCCAGCGTATTGGAGGAGATGCTACAAGGCGTTCGAAGTTTCTTCGAACAAGACATCGAGTTGAAGAAACAGCTATTTTCCCGGGATGCCGCCAACAGAAGGGTGATATACAACAGCAATTTCACTCTCTACACCTCTCCCTCTGCCGATTGGAGGGACTCCTTGTACTGCCTCATGTCTCCTCCCCCTCTCGACCTTGATCAGTTGCCTCTAGTTTGCAG AGATATAATGGTGGAGTACAACAAGCAAGTAATTAGAATTGGAAATGTTTTGTTTGGGTTACTGTCGGAGGCGTTAGGACTAAACCCCCAGCACTTGGCAGAAATGGGTTGCGCCGATGGGCATTCCATTCTTTGTCACTACTACCCTGCATGTCCCGAGCCGGAACTGACCATCGGCACTAGCAAGCATGCCGACTATGATTTCCTTACTGTTCTCCTCCAAGACCAGATCGGTGGCCTCCAAATTCTTCAGCAGAATCAATGGGTAAATGTTCCTCCCATCCCTGGAGCTCTTATTGTCAACATTGGGGATCTTCTGCAG CTTACATCCAATGATAGGTTCAAGAGCGTTGAACATCGAGTTCTGGCCAGTAAAATAGGCCCAAGAGTATCAGTGGCATGCTTCTTTACTACTGGCTATCTACCATCTGCAAGGATCTATGGGCCGATAACAGAGTTACTATCAGACCACAATCCCCCCATTTACAGAGAAACCACCGCCAAAGAATATACCACATATGGCCACAAAAAGGGAATCAATGGGATCTCGGCGTTGGAACATTTCAAGCTGTGA
- the LOC122668860 gene encoding 1-aminocyclopropane-1-carboxylate oxidase homolog 1-like isoform X2 — protein MASVSGGGEIAGGSTYDRTKELKEFDETKAGVKGLVDAGVVKVPRIFFNPPDVHLREPEDSIHMRSHSHAQTQQLSFPVIDLKECITDNKDLTPRKEVVDQVRKASETWGFFQVVNHGIPDTVLEEMLQGVRSFFEQDIELKKQLFSRDVINRRVVYSSNFALYNSPSANWRDSLYCLMSPPPLNPDQLPPICRDIMVEYNKQMIRIGNVLFGLLSEALGLSPHHLTDMGCADGHVFLCHYYPACPEPELTIGTTKHADYDFLTVLLQDQIGGLQILHQNQWVDVPPIPGALIVNIGDLLQLISNDRLKSVEHRVLANKIGPRV, from the exons atGGCGTCCGTCTCTGGTGGTGGCGAAATTGCAGGAGGGAGTACGTATGACCGAACAAAAGAGTTAAAGGAATTCGATGAAACTAAGGCTGGTGTGAAGGGACTCGTAGATGCCGGGGTAGTGAAGGTACCCCGTATCTTCTTCAACCCCCCTGACGTCCACCTCCGTGAACCAGAAGACTCCATCCACATGAGAAGTCATTCTCACGCTCAGACCCAACAACTGAGTTTTCCTGTCATAGACCTGAAGGAATGCATCACTGACAATAAAGACTTGACTCCAAGGAAAGAAGTGGTCGACCAAGTTCGTAAGGCATCAGAAACATGGGGTTTCTTCCAGGTGGTGAATCATGGGATCCCTGATACCGTATTGGAGGAGATGCTACAAGGCGTTCGAAGTTTCTTCGAACAAGACATCGAGTTGAAGAAACAACTATTTTCCCGGGATGTCATCAACAGGAGGGTGGTATACAGCAGCAATTTCGCTCTCTACAACTCTCCCTCTGCCAATTGGAGGGACTCCTTGTACTGCCTCATGTCTCCTCCCCCTCTCAATCCTGATCAATTGCCTCCAATTTGCAG AGATATAATGGTGGAGTACAACAAGCAAATGATTAGAATTGGGAATGTTTTGTTTGGGTTACTGTCGGAGGCGTTGGGACTAAGCCCCCACCACTTGACAGACATGGGTTGCGCCGATGGGCATGTCTTTCTGTGTCACTACTACCCTGCATGCCCTGAGCCGGAACTGACCATCGGCACTACCAAACATGCCGACTATGATTTCCTTACTGTTCTCCTCCAAGACCAGATCGGTGGCCTCCAAATTCTTCACCAGAACCAATGGGTAGATGTTCCTCCCATCCCTGGAGCTCTTATTGTCAACATTGGGGATCTTCTGCAG
- the LOC122668860 gene encoding 1-aminocyclopropane-1-carboxylate oxidase homolog 1-like isoform X1, with amino-acid sequence MASVSGGGEIAGGSTYDRTKELKEFDETKAGVKGLVDAGVVKVPRIFFNPPDVHLREPEDSIHMRSHSHAQTQQLSFPVIDLKECITDNKDLTPRKEVVDQVRKASETWGFFQVVNHGIPDTVLEEMLQGVRSFFEQDIELKKQLFSRDVINRRVVYSSNFALYNSPSANWRDSLYCLMSPPPLNPDQLPPICRDIMVEYNKQMIRIGNVLFGLLSEALGLSPHHLTDMGCADGHVFLCHYYPACPEPELTIGTTKHADYDFLTVLLQDQIGGLQILHQNQWVDVPPIPGALIVNIGDLLQLISNDRLKSVEHRVLANKIGPRVSLACFFTTGLLPSARIYGPITEFLSDHNPPIYKETTAKEYTTYAATKGLNGISALEHFKL; translated from the exons atGGCGTCCGTCTCTGGTGGTGGCGAAATTGCAGGAGGGAGTACGTATGACCGAACAAAAGAGTTAAAGGAATTCGATGAAACTAAGGCTGGTGTGAAGGGACTCGTAGATGCCGGGGTAGTGAAGGTACCCCGTATCTTCTTCAACCCCCCTGACGTCCACCTCCGTGAACCAGAAGACTCCATCCACATGAGAAGTCATTCTCACGCTCAGACCCAACAACTGAGTTTTCCTGTCATAGACCTGAAGGAATGCATCACTGACAATAAAGACTTGACTCCAAGGAAAGAAGTGGTCGACCAAGTTCGTAAGGCATCAGAAACATGGGGTTTCTTCCAGGTGGTGAATCATGGGATCCCTGATACCGTATTGGAGGAGATGCTACAAGGCGTTCGAAGTTTCTTCGAACAAGACATCGAGTTGAAGAAACAACTATTTTCCCGGGATGTCATCAACAGGAGGGTGGTATACAGCAGCAATTTCGCTCTCTACAACTCTCCCTCTGCCAATTGGAGGGACTCCTTGTACTGCCTCATGTCTCCTCCCCCTCTCAATCCTGATCAATTGCCTCCAATTTGCAG AGATATAATGGTGGAGTACAACAAGCAAATGATTAGAATTGGGAATGTTTTGTTTGGGTTACTGTCGGAGGCGTTGGGACTAAGCCCCCACCACTTGACAGACATGGGTTGCGCCGATGGGCATGTCTTTCTGTGTCACTACTACCCTGCATGCCCTGAGCCGGAACTGACCATCGGCACTACCAAACATGCCGACTATGATTTCCTTACTGTTCTCCTCCAAGACCAGATCGGTGGCCTCCAAATTCTTCACCAGAACCAATGGGTAGATGTTCCTCCCATCCCTGGAGCTCTTATTGTCAACATTGGGGATCTTCTGCAG CTTATATCTAATGATAGGCTCAAGAGCGTTGAACATCGAGTACTGGCCAATAAAATAGGCCCAAGAGTATCACTGGCATGCTTCTTTACTACTGGCCTTCTACCATCTGCAAGGATCTATGGGCCGATAACGGAGTTCCTATCAGACCACAATCCCCCCATTTATAAAGAAACCACTGCCAAAGAATATACCACATATGCCGCTACAAAGGGACTCAATGGGATCTCGGCGTTGGAACATTTCAAGCTGTGA